The Bombyx mori chromosome 8, ASM3026992v2 genomic sequence cgtctgttgtcaaattgagattaaatattgtttgtctttgttaatattttttatagagtagtcttggcgaaatttgtgattatagaagtataaaatacaatcgtagtagtgtacaaacttacaatatcaattaattatagtcgaatttcgactactgcgggacctttagtaataataaatatttactaacaatcacgccacgttaactggtcccgtggtaagttcgtaaagaacttgtgttacaggtaccagataacggaaataaatgtaatatttttattatacacataaatatatttaatatacatccttAACCCgggaaaagacatttttgtatttatcatacgaatatcctcccttggcgggattcgaacccgcgacccccttgtgtagtgaccatgtcacttaccactacaccagacggccgttaaactgactattgaattaaaaaaggcAATCTCAGCCACTGTTACTAGaaacttattatgaaacatCTCTACCATTTTACCTGctggcttttatttattttcctctaGCTACTTGCATGGATTACACGTCAATATATAAATGAAActatatagttttaaaatattatctaggCCTTAGTTAAAACGTTTCGAAAAACAGTGAAATTTCGATTTGATGACCAAACGCTAAAaccacataatattatgtataatttaaataaatataatttcaatttcattaatGCGCTTATTCTCTCTAGACTTGTACCGCATCCCATTTTCAGCGAGGACTTTCGGAACGACGGCACTTTCATTTCCTATTTCGTGACAGTCGTCGTTCGGGAGTCGGTAGGGTCGGACGTCGCTTCGGAactaaattaacttttttttctctatttaacattttttaataacataataaaaagataataaatacatcatGGACATCACTATTACGAGACATTTTAGTTTGGACGAAGtgagtatatttattttagtcgTAGTAATATACATATAGGCTAATTTTTAATTACCACGTTCGTAATTACAGTAGCAGGATAACAATAATGCGTTTGAGAAATGTACCAATCAACTTTAGCAACTGATTTTGTTAACTATACATTCTTttgcttaatattttttgttcattaCGCTCTTgctaatttttaatgttaattcttTTCTAAATCTAAAATCTCCTTAAAACTTTTTCtccttcatctttttttttgttttttattgttaagttgggtggacaagctcacaacccgcctggtgttaagtggtcaccggagcccatggactaCGTCTCACTAAGTCTaggcctcagtttttacagtacaacggttgtcctacccttcaaaagcAAACGCTTTACtgtttcacgccagaaataggcagattggtggtacctacccgtttgggctcacaagacgtcctaccaccattaatgtAAATTCTTCTATGTATTTCCCCGTATTTCAACCTCGGTCTATGCGCATCCAATTCTAGCACACAGCTCTGAGTAAATCATAATTTCATCTCACATTCAAAAACTTAAGATAActtaatttatattgtagacCACTAAACATGCTATGATCCTTAAATCAATTTCACGTCACAGCGATTTATATCTAACTAATTGAATCTTCGAAACCGTCGTCAAGGAATCCGAATGTTTGAAAGATCAGTGATCCGTACATATTGGATATTGCAAGACGGTTTACTTAGATTATTCAAACAATGTTTAGAAGTCACATTTTGTCTTTGATCCAtgtgatttaattaaaaactttgttcgactttattaattttttttttttattgcttggatgtgtggacgagctcacagcccacctggtgttaagtggtcactggagcccatagacatctacaacgtaaatgcgccacacaccttgagataagttctaaggtctcagtatagttacaacagctgccccacccttcaaaccgaaacgcattactgcttcacggcagaaataggcggggcggtggtacctacccgtgcggactttggatagatagtttaaaaacatttatttcgcgTCTCAAGGAATACAGTTAATGACATTTATACTGTGCTATTTCTCGTCAGTAAAATAGGACATAAATCGGCGTTTGGTCTGTCTAGATTACaggtagttttaataaaatatctacGTGATTAAGAAATTGAAAACTAGGTAGTTCTTTTACtcgtaatatttataaattaacagtTAGCTGCACTGGCAGAGTTCATAGTATTGCTAATCTCAATATCGTATATGAAAATTATGGTAATAGTTTCAAATTAATCTTTGTCGTAAGCGAACGCTTAATAAAATTCCATTACTGAAtttaatagcaataaaaatattacgcaCATAATATCCTTGAGCTTTCAATTTGAGGACCAATAAAATTCCGAGAGCGGAGCTTCGAACCCCAGCTTTTCCGTGTCATTCGCATAATGATAGGAAAAATCTAGTATTACATAGCACATTTGTCATCttcgaaaaaataaaataaaagaaccttTTAAGATATCATATTGAGGTGTCGTATTAAACATTTTTTAGGATACTAATAATTTGATTGTAAGTTGTAAAAGGGTTAtgatattatgtataaataaataatagtttaaaagaactaacaaaatacgcttttatagaaaatccaactaaaaaatagaaaataaattttaataagtttgaattaaaaatagtgtaagataaaatgattttattgtaaaaaagcgtggggtgcttttcaaaATAACccagaagggttattttgataataacccagaagggttattttgataatatcctgagtAGAAACTCATAggtatctgttcataaaatatttataactactgataccatgcatcccacgctttttttatgttcaaagattccgttacaaacatacatacgtctgaagctaataaaaatgtattaaaaactaaattttgagTACTTACTTAACTACTGAATTTCTTTGTATATCATACTTATTCGAAATTAATACCAGACTACAATAATAACCACTACTAGTACTACCAATAATAATAGCCGTAGTGAATTTGTGGTCTgcttacaataattaattgaaacttgtgattaataattgtttattagGTGTACACAGATAATTTTTATGTATAGAGCAAGATACCAATcctgaaaatcaattattggttttgaaatgaactgaaaGCTTACAATTTgcacatttttttaagtaaattgaAATGCGATGTATTTTTACTTTGTAAACGCAATATTGGGATTGTACAAActtaattatcattttttttaatacagaacAACAGGTCACCTGTGTCCGTTCAACTCggaataattaacaataaaagcaTTTCCATTTACGAACGCGTTCATGACCGACCTTTTATATGAAATTGATGGAAAATAATTGATGGAGTATTAATAAACTGTAGTAAATGTATTTTGGACAATTAATCGAAAAACTTTTATTGTGACAGAGCCACGGAAGACCTGAGCTACATAAGAACTTCgaagtaaaaaatattagacGTATTTTGATtccaaattaatattgttacacGCTGGGGCTcgtgataaataaatgttccaccgaAGTACCTACAACTTAGAACTGTATTTATCTGTATCTTAGAACACagacagaacactttaaaattctcaattcacaaTCTCACAAATTCCGACGGGTAACCCACAATCTAGAATGTCGCTTTCCTGATTGAGATATGTGGCTGAAGTCAGAGGGAAGTCAATAATGAAtgattttttatcaatttctgAGCTGTGAATGTTTCATGATAGatttttataagtttgtaattgTAAATCCAAAAATTGGATATATCAATGgatatattcaaatttaaataagctAAGGGCTAGATCGCACTAGtacaacaataatttataatttctttttCTATATATTCAGTCGTCAATGAGAAGTGGGGCGTTAGCGGCTATGGAGGCGCAGCCTGACCTCAGCACCTTCGAGAACAAGAGCGGGCTGGCGGAGGACATGAAGTTCCTGGCGTCGATGCCTGAGCTCTGTGACGTCACCTTCCTGGTGGGAGACACCAGGGAGCCCGTTTGTGCTGTGAAAGCGGTCCTGGCGGCAAGGAGCAGGTAATCTACAAAATATCATatcttattttcaaatatatccttttttttattgcttagatgagtgattgagctcacagcccacctggtacaTAAacgcgccacgcaccttgagatataagttctaaggtctcagtatagttacaacggctgccccacccttcaaaccgaaacgcattactccttcacggctgaaataggcagggaggtggtacctacccgtgcggacccacaagaggtcctaccactagtaaagatccttttactgttttaaaacagtttttttttctacctaagctgatggtctagggagaccatgtcagcgtcgccgggctagtaggtgagctcacggggctcaaacctgacaatgttgctaacacgaaccctagcaagagccgtgcttcgcagaatctaccaccggatcagaaacacgacccactgagaaagtccggtgagaaactcagtaggctgtgtctttgggtcaatttactcgccgagcccttcgtcgtaagcgaggggttcgacgaaaacgatgaccagGAAATATCCGGCCAGTTTTTACGTAGATACGGTTTGCTACTGTTCCCATtggttatgtattatttaaagtgTTTGGTTGgctattatgattttaaatataattatcctTTCAATTTTCACTTCAAAGACGTCCTCTTGCcgataaaaacattttcatattcgTTAAAAATCAGCCTTTATATACAAGTATTACTGAAGCAAACGTTTACTTTAACAGAAAAGAATACTTTTAGCGCAAAACAGAAAATACCTTTTACCCGAAAAAGGgtgttgaaaattgtttgtaaaaCAAAGAGCTGTGAAGCATTCCTTTGTAAAGACCGATGTTAGCGGGAGTCGCAAGAATCTATTTGTCTTGTAGGTTGAAGATAGAGTAAACATTGCGATTTCCAAAGTACGTTTTGATAAAGCACTAATGTTATTCATTTGTGGGCACTGACTTACGTGAGCATTTAACgtgaataaataacaaatattgtaggtttttattcttattgtTAAAGTATCCAGACTGCCcatcgaataaaaaaaatatatattttttaatcctacctaagctgatagccttgagaggctacttcagcgtaaccttaactagtaggtgagctcacggggctcaaaccggagtgatgctaacactgaccctagcaagagcagtgcttcgcagaatctaccaccggatcggaaacgcgacccactgagaagatccggcgagaaactcagtgggctgaaagAGTATTGCTCTCGCTCATCGACTTTGAAATGTTTCAGGAAGCAAATTAGCCCCTTTTTATAACTGcaagattaataaaatttactaaaaaatatttttaagaatatCTAATGGATTgaactttaaattttatctttaGAGTCTTCCAAAAAATGCTATATCAAGCTCCAAGTCCTCAGAGAAAGAAGGAACCAGGACCAAGAGAGAACAAGCTAAGATTATTCTTGAAACGTTCCTCGGAGCCTCTTCTGAATCTACAAAATGCAGCACAGCAGGTAAGATGAAAATTTTCAAAACGAATAAACACTGTATGCTAGGAATGCAACTGTCCTTCATCTTGATAATGTGTGAATGATGAATTTGTTTATACCAATAGCCTATACCAAACCTACCATTATCATTGAACGGATTCGATAATATATTACCTCGCACTATCCCGTAAACTTCttcaattaaataacaaaagatTCGAACCTTTAGAATCAAAACCATCTGATTACAATCTATTAGAACCAGTTCTCGTGTTATCAACATGTCTGGATAATATATTTCAAACTTCGAACGATAGAAAgataaaattttctttatttttttgaagCTATTTTGAAGCTGTGGTCactttttatcaaaaaaaagcTAGACAGTTACAAAATTTCACTCAAACAAATGAGCTCTCATTAAAACATCAGACACTTATTCTATTGAATAACGAAAGTTTCGAACCTTTAGAACCAAAACCAGCTGATTACAATCCAATAGAACCACTGTTCGTGTTGTCAACGTGTCTGGATAGTATATTTCAAACTTCGAATGAATGATAGAatttcctttcttttttttgaAGCTATTTTGAAGCTGTGGTCACTTTTTATCAAAACAAAGCTAGACAGTTACAAAATTTCACTCAAACAAATGAGCTCTCATTAAAACATCAGAAACTTATTCTATTGAATAACGAAAGATTCGAACCTTTAGAACGAAACCCAGCTGATTACAATCCAATAGAACCACTGTTCGTGTTGTCAATATGTCtggataatatattttaaacttcGAATGAATGATAGaatttcctgtttttttttttgaagctaTGGTTACTTTTTATCAAAACAAAGCTAGACAGTTGCAAAATTTCACTCAAACGAATGCGCTCTCATTAAAACATCGGAAACGTTCACATTCAAAAGGAGAATAAGTTTAACAACTAAGGGGTTCGGTGTAAAtggaaaacatttttattttggaaaatgttaACGCGTTTTTACTATGTTTAATGCAGAGATCAAGTTTCGCGCAGCAATTGGCACCTATACAAGAggtaaaaactaaattatcgaCGTCTAAAGGCACTTGTCTCGTTGGTTTCAACTGTCAGCGTTcaaagttttataaatattacactTTTCTAATACTCATAATTAATATACTTCTGCGTGTTTGTAGATGCGTTGTTTTCCTTCATTCGAAAAAGTTGgttcattttttttgtaactttatatacatatatattgcaTGTTTGTTCCTATACAGacctgtaaatttatttttcgaaaaattggAATTTTTATAACTATTACTTTTCTCCTTCATATCTTGTATAAACTCTGTTTCattaatgtacatattatttatacataaaattgttattgtaGCCTCGTTAAGCATGTATTTGTGTTTAAGCCTGTATTCGTTTTTTGTTCACGAGCTTAGAGAATTCTTTATTACGAAATTACCATAATTGGTTTTCCGAGTTTATTCGGCAATCTCTGAGAGTAAACGAGACATCGATCGCTCattgaatatatttaaataaatatgcgaACAGGTTCTTTTCAAATTTTCTGTCGTTGCggataatattacattaaatattttgtgattGAACATTTaagatgttttaaaataaattcttgttcattttttaaatatttttgtatagttCACTCTAAGCAATCTAATAAGCCTTTGAGCATTTAAGATATTTTGAAGAtacttttcctttttttatgtttttatgtagTACACCCAAAAAATTCTATAAGCCTTTgaacatttaaaatgttttcacCGAAAgtctcgtatttttttttctaaatattttatatttaaatttttgtgcTTTTTCAAGCCTTCTGCTCAGCAACATCAGACCTTAATAATCGAAGAATTTGAACCGGACGTTTTTCGTCAACTAATCGAGTATATCCATACCGGATGTGTTACTCTTCAACCAAGAACTCTTCTGGGTAAgtgattttctttgttttatttataaatcaatggatggaataatttttcaaattaatttcaattcaatttcaagCATTTTACTACATTTTCCAAGGTTTTacctttattcaaaataaacctTATCAGAATGGATTCTGTCAATTTATTCACTGTTGAATGACtagagagatttttttttttaaaacgatcaaacaaagaaataaattgtAAGTGAATACTCTAGTTAGATGTATATAGATTACTAAGTaactttcaaattaaatttcttgTGAAATCGAAAGCGTTTTATCCAATTTTTATCATTAATCGCCCACCATTTTGCGACATAAATTCTATGTTTcatttgtatataatattattataattgtaaaatataaaatattccaATGCTATTGGAACTTTGACCATAACATGTCAATTAGACGAGGATGTTCACCGCTTGGCATCTATGGTTTTCAGCCCTTTGCCATTTAGCCTACGTATGCTacggtaaaaataaataatagtttaaaaaaactaaaaaaatacacttttatagaaaatccaactgaaaaatagaaaataaatttgaattaaaaatagtgtaagaaaaaatgattttattgtagaaaaagggtggggtgcttttcaggatattatcaaaataacccttctactcatatctgttcataaaatattgataactactgataccatgtaccccacgctttttttaaaataaaataattttttttacacttttttaaggatttgatttttttttaagtattgaattgtcatcggtccttaataagtataccaaatttcgagttaatccgatgttttgaagggggtcaaaatcatgttcaaagatttcgttacatacataatatacgtctgaagctaataaaaacgtattaaaaaatcAACTTATTGAGCAGAAccttaagattatttttttgtaattaccaTACACTGTTCATATTGATGTTAGAAGTACAGCATCAATTATGCACACTGTAAATAACAAAACCCGAACGAAGCCAATAAAACGATCAATTTTGTTCTAAATGGGTACATTTGAAATTACATTTCCACTGTCACCAGCAAATTCGTTTACCCATACCGACGTTTGACGTTATATCGAAAATTGAATCAGCGTTCAGTTTAGTCCGACGACCTGACGAATACTGTGGGGCGCcggttttaatgaattttagatCGATGAAGCAAAACGAAggggtttttttaatttgcgaAAAAATtggttaaaagttttttttttattgcttagatgggtggacgagctcacagcccacctgatgttaagtggttgctggaccccatagacatccacaacgtaaatgcgcacccaccttgagatataagttctaaggactcagtacagttacaacggctgccccacccttcaaaccgaaacgcattactgcttcacggcagaaataggcggggcggtggtacctacccgtgcggactcacaagaggtcctaccaccagtaaaaagtaatatACCAGTAAAGTATAAACGCGTTGTCTTCAAATATTGACGGATTAGTAAGGTCTCGTTTCTCAAGGTACTAGTTTATACACTATGCGTGATACACATGGGCTTTAGTGCCTATTCATTAAGGGTGACATTGGCTTTTTCTTTGGGCTGTGTCCAGAACGTCATACAAGGTGTCCAAACAACTCCCCTTGTATTCTTTCACCAGATGTCCGATTTACGCTCGGGATTAGAATCCGGTCAGATTAGGGGGTAGCCGCGGTCAACAATACAGTCAGACTCGCGGCGCTACCCGTaatgccgagtttacattacgaaattagtgtcatgcatgttgagctcagtttcacgaaagtagtttcgatatatgcgaaagtaatttcgttaaaaaattagtgtcgcgaaagccacagtatcgcagtaaccatggcgccttcagcagcaaagctataatttgctatattcaatgtagctaaagaaatgcttatatacctataaacttaaaaaaagactatcaagaaaaaaaaaagttggtagattcgaggatggtcaacaagaaggcatttaggtgcaatgaagttagtctctgaattagcagatgaagatcctgagagttataaaaactattttcgaatgagtgaagataattttgattttttactataggtgtttcgggacccttctcattaatattcattaataagatctatatttttttctgtactccatcattggtttgccattttcaacgcttgaagcgcgtccgaactaacaatacacacgtccgcaaagcgcaggccctttcgcgtcgcgtctacactatgaaattagttgcatgacactaatttcaccaaaaaatcgcgcagggcacgaaactaatttacatgcatgaaattaatgcaagcattacgaaagtattaaattacacgtgaaactgttggtaaaactaatgtcacgaaattaatttcacgccactaatttcgtaatgtaaattcggcttaaGAGGCCCTGTAACCTTCACCAGGGAGTAGGTTGTCTCCTACAGGGCCCGGAGGCGGGCCCCCCGGCCACAAGCGGTGACGGATTGGTGCGAAGAGGGCTGAGCTCTGCCTCTCTCGTTCCACCGTCTCCTTCTACGAGATAGTGAACTCGTAGAAGTCAAACATTGCCTTGTCAATGGCATATTTcccttcaaaataaaaaaaaaattaagaacggATTTTACTACAAATATAACTGGTACATTACTGGCTTTTCGTAAGTTACAACATTAATTGCAgataaataatgcatataataCACTTAAATGGATTACTCATGAAACAGATATCAAGAAgttcttgagacatgagttctaaagtctccatTTTTACTGTATACTCAtgttaataaatagaaaactgGAACAAGCGTAGAATAGGTGTTATTTCAGTCTTAATCATACGAtgacaacaaaatatattatatactatattatattatatacccggcagacttcgtagtgccttaaaaatacctaaacatttgtataaaataaacttaaaacaaacaaaaggaatccatcgaaggacacatcaaagggaaaacaaaatggttatttttaattaaattccgagcattctcatgtttatctaccttttaaaccttctctggacttccacaaataattcaagaccaaaattagctaaatcggtccagccgttctcgagttttagcgagactaacgaacagcaattcatttttatatatagagatttctTCTCTAACAAAAAAATGATATCATACTCGTATATCAAGTGCTGTTTTCGATATAATATCTCTTTATTAGATTGGGAGAAATCATAAGCACTCGATTTATTAATAACGTCTGCCGTAATgaacattgataaaaaaaaacttatttcatattttattattaccgaTCTGTTGACATGTTTTGTTCATATTGAATTATTTAGTTTCCATTTTTTACactctttgtattttttttacgaaagcTAATTTGTTCGCTGTAAACaagcaatttaattaataaatctcATTTTCCGTAACTTTGAATAAATTTCAGAACTTTAGCAAACAAGCGAAGGCTCAAACTTCATGTTGAAATGTTGTTCAAATTATTCAACctcattaattataatcgaatattGAAATTGCtaattaagtaaatttaaaattaataaccgTGTACTTATTGAAAGTTAACTTTTGCGTTACGCAAACTTTAATTAGAAAATCAGGTTGTGTTTATTGGCTCTGACATAGATATGTAAACCCCAcaaataatttgtaaaatagCTTAGCAATAAGtgtaaaaattttattgttaagacCCTAGTCTTGACCATAGACTACTAATGTTACAAAAGATCTATTGGGCTATAAAATTAAGCAATCAAGTCTTAAggttcaaatttcaaattacgTGACGCTATTCGCGCTGTGATTTTGATCCCGTTGATGGATCTGTGAAGTATCTATATTAGCACCAATTAAAATTGGAAATTATGATGTCGCGAATATTCCAcccataatattgttacgcactgagggttcgggataaataaaatttcaccaaagtacaacttaaaaactgtattcaacacttaaaacactcaaacacttcacaaatacttttaaactctcaattcgcttgttccgcttcgcttcaggtgatccgttcgctgtttcgcttcgagtagttccgattactgactgactgcgtgccatccctacaacgcttttatagccgatacctcatccctagaattatcgaaaatattccacacctctagtcgtagtttccgctatctgtcaataaatggcgttgtacttctcgagcattctggatccttcgatattcgttcgactattcggcgctagatggcgttactcttaccggcgtaacaatattatttatttataatattgtaaattaattaagcaGATtaaggcacccgtcacgtggtTTCAATCCaatgaaattcatattttattttaattccagGAGTTATGAATGCGGCTGATTACTACGGCTTGGATGAGCTGCGACGAGCTTGCGCTGGTTTCGTACAGTGCTGTATCACCGTGGATACTGTATGCGCATTACTAGCTTCGGCCGAGCGTTACATACAATATAAGTGCACGAAGTCGCTGGTCCAGAAGGTAAGTTTTACTCATGGTAggacatttactggtggcaggacctcttgtgattccgcacgggtaggtaccacccgcctatttctgccgtgaagcagttatgcgtttcggtttgaagggtagggcagccgttgtagctatactgagaccttagaacttatatctcaaggtgggtggcacatttacgttggagcgttctatgggctccagcaaccacttaacaccaggtgggctgtgagatcgt encodes the following:
- the LOC101738926 gene encoding serine-enriched protein isoform X1 codes for the protein MDITITRHFSLDESSMRSGALAAMEAQPDLSTFENKSGLAEDMKFLASMPELCDVTFLVGDTREPVCAVKAVLAARSRVFQKMLYQAPSPQRKKEPGPRENKLRLFLKRSSEPLLNLQNAAQQRSSFAQQLAPIQEPSAQQHQTLIIEEFEPDVFRQLIEYIHTGCVTLQPRTLLGVMNAADYYGLDELRRACAGFVQCCITVDTVCALLASAERYIQYKCTKSLVQKVLEFVDEHGNEVLNLGSFTLLPQHVVRLILARDELRADEFTKFQASLMWGKKFCDTNQNTSLKDVIGNFLEYIQFHRIPANVLMREVHPLGLVPYSIIMNALAYQADPASVDPGKLSPARIRRAGRSMSVQSSMDPYGSNTTLSSTGSSDVPSSDSRHN
- the LOC101738926 gene encoding serine-enriched protein isoform X4; the protein is MDITITRHFSLDESSMRSGALAAMEAQPDLSTFENKSGLAEDMKFLASMPELCDVTFLVGDTREPVCAVKAVLAARSRVFQKMLYQAPSPQRKKEPGPRENKLRLFLKRSSEPLLNLQNAAQQRSSFAQQLAPIQEPSAQQHQTLIIEEFEPDVFRQLIEYIHTGCVTLQPRTLLGVMNAADYYGLDELRRACAGFVQCCITVDTVCALLASAERYIQYKCTKSLVQKVLEFVDEHGNEVLNLGSFTLLPQHVVRLILARDELRADEFTKFQASLMWGKKFCDTNQNTSLKDVIGNFLEYIQFHRIPANVLMREVHPLGLVPYSIIMNALAYQTPLA
- the LOC101738926 gene encoding serine-enriched protein isoform X2, giving the protein MDITITRHFSLDESSMRSGALAAMEAQPDLSTFENKSGLAEDMKFLASMPELCDVTFLVGDTREPVCAVKAVLAARSRVFQKMLYQAPSPQRKKEPGPRENKLRLFLKRSSEPLLNLQNAAQQPSAQQHQTLIIEEFEPDVFRQLIEYIHTGCVTLQPRTLLGVMNAADYYGLDELRRACAGFVQCCITVDTVCALLASAERYIQYKCTKSLVQKVLEFVDEHGNEVLNLGSFTLLPQHVVRLILARDELRADEFTKFQASLMWGKKFCDTNQNTSLKDVIGNFLEYIQFHRIPANVLMREVHPLGLVPYSIIMNALAYQADPASVDPGKLSPARIRRAGRSMSVQSSMDPYGSNTTLSSTGSSDVPSSDSRHN
- the LOC101738926 gene encoding serine-enriched protein isoform X5; the encoded protein is MDITITRHFSLDESSMRSGALAAMEAQPDLSTFENKSGLAEDMKFLASMPELCDVTFLVGDTREPVCAVKAVLAARSRVFQKMLYQAPSPQRKKEPGPRENKLRLFLKRSSEPLLNLQNAAQQPSAQQHQTLIIEEFEPDVFRQLIEYIHTGCVTLQPRTLLGVMNAADYYGLDELRRACAGFVQCCITVDTVCALLASAERYIQYKCTKSLVQKVLEFVDEHGNEVLNLGSFTLLPQHVVRLILARDELRADEFTKFQASLMWGKKFCDTNQNTSLKDVIGNFLEYIQFHRIPANVLMREVHPLGLVPYSIIMNALAYQTPLA
- the LOC101738926 gene encoding serine-enriched protein isoform X3, with protein sequence MRSGALAAMEAQPDLSTFENKSGLAEDMKFLASMPELCDVTFLVGDTREPVCAVKAVLAARSRVFQKMLYQAPSPQRKKEPGPRENKLRLFLKRSSEPLLNLQNAAQQRSSFAQQLAPIQEPSAQQHQTLIIEEFEPDVFRQLIEYIHTGCVTLQPRTLLGVMNAADYYGLDELRRACAGFVQCCITVDTVCALLASAERYIQYKCTKSLVQKVLEFVDEHGNEVLNLGSFTLLPQHVVRLILARDELRADEFTKFQASLMWGKKFCDTNQNTSLKDVIGNFLEYIQFHRIPANVLMREVHPLGLVPYSIIMNALAYQADPASVDPGKLSPARIRRAGRSMSVQSSMDPYGSNTTLSSTGSSDVPSSDSRHN